A window of the Henningerozyma blattae CBS 6284 chromosome 10, complete genome genome harbors these coding sequences:
- the TBLA0J00980 gene encoding uncharacterized protein (similar to Saccharomyces cerevisiae YJL163C; ancestral locus Anc_1.183), with product MVNPLTKFSNSSTMLLENSKTSDDKQNNYRSHELSIDTTMKNSLEESDDIMNDPSSNIIIAGLSDTQTSSVWNKINQEELEYTGVTTIENFLEAELDGEENNEVRWFQESTIIRMNTHWYRRPNIYMLCILSSVLCISHMLILTPMIELSMRKICFSIYDVENVNDKKCNSSEIQMIMSSISSSTMIITGILGMFTSGKWGQWSDEYGRLFVFRYIAIFRLIGFVLQIYSVSPYVHYNKWLIIVASSFDSIGGGFFTIIANSNSFIADITPAKDRATVISILMSVVSASMGAGPMIGSILVKYNRYCPLIVALVLVVIFILLCSGVVVEPRHKEALTYSKLERLHRIQSDEIHRDIQAGNSWVKTIYRHFLQSFEPLKKLWINTHDEHDRRKGLSPRYTVLLLVFLDILYICSTQAHFPALILFTTFKYNWKSVELGYFISFLGFGKSLILLVAAPWLMYYLKKHYPINENHMDRIDILSIRISFLFISLGTWIFITFNKYVPSILTYAICANLGAFVPATLQATVIKYCDQKNTGSIYGAIALVRGAVMLVTPAILLKIYGLTIETAAETFMFVPGVCTVTALALSLVYLYE from the coding sequence ATGGTAAATCCATTGACTAAATTTAGTAACAGTTCAACCATGCTACTTGAAAATTCTAAGACAAGTGATGACAAGCAAAATAATTACAGGTCACATGAACTATCAATTGATACTACTATGAAGAATTCTTTAGAAGAATCTGATGATATTATGAATGATCCTAGtagtaatattataatagcAGGTCTCTCGGATACTCAAACAAGTAGCGTTTGGAATAAGATCAATcaagaagaattagaatataCAGGAGTCACTACCATTGAGAATTTTCTTGAGGCTGAATTAGATGGAGAAGAAAATAACGAAGTTCGATGGTTTCAAGAATCTACCATTATTCGAATGAATACACATTGGTATAGAAGACCTAATATCTACATGTTATGCATTTTAAGTTCTGTGCTATGTATTTCTCATATGCTTATATTAACACCTATGATTGAATTATCGATGAGGAAGATTTGCTTTTCAATTTATGACGTAGAAAATGTCAACGATAAAAAATGCAATTCTTCTGAGATTCAAATGATCATGTCCAGCATATCATCATCGACAATGATTATCACAGGTATCTTGGGGATGTTCACGTCGGGGAAATGGGGTCAATGGTCTGACGAATATGGGAGGCTATTTGTATTTAGATATATTGCAATCTTCCGATTAATCGGGTTTGTTTTACAGATCTACTCTGTATCACCCTATGTTCACTATAATAAATGGTTAATTATTGTAGCTTCATCGTTTGATTCTATAGGCGGTGGGTTTTTCACCATTATTGCCAATTCGAATAGTTTTATTGCAGATATAACACCTGCTAAAGATCGTGCCACCGTTATAAGTATTTTAATGAGTGTAGTAAGTGCATCCATGGGGGCTGGTCCCATGATTGGATCGATCTTGGTCAAATATAACAGATATTGTCCATTAATTGTGGCATTGGTATTAGTggttatatttatattactATGTAGTGGGGTAGTAGTGGAACCAAGACACAAAGAAGCATTAACCTATTCTAAATTGGAACGCTTACATAGAATACAATCCGATGAAATCCATAGAGATATACAGGCTGGAAATTCATGGGTCAAAACAATTTACCGTCATTTCTTACAATCTTTTGAACctctaaaaaaattatggaTAAATACTCATGATGAACATGATAGACGCAAGGGATTAAGTCCAAGATACACGGTACTCTTATTAGTATTCTTAGACATCTTATACATATGTTCTACTCAAGCCCATTTCCCAGCACTGATATTATTTACCACATTCAAATATAACTGGAAATCAGTTGAACTAGGATATTTCATCTCGTTCTTAGGGTTCGGCAAGTCATTGATTCTTTTGGTGGCTGCACCTTGGCTgatgtattatttgaagaaacaTTACCCAATCAACGAAAACCATATGGACCGCATCGATATCCTCAGTATTAGAATATCATTTCTGTTTATATCTCTGGGTACTTGGATTTTTATCACGTTCAATAAATACGTTCCATCGATCCTTACCTATGCTATATGCGCTAATTTAGGGGCATTTGTCCCTGCCACATTACAAGCTACAGTTATTAAATACTGTGACCAGAAAAATACCGGCTCAATCTACGGAGCCATTGCATTAGTTCGTGGTGCAGTAATGCTGGTAACCCCAGCCATACTACTGAAAATATACGGGTTAACTATCGAGACAGCAGCAGAAACTTTTATGTTTGTCCCCGGTGTATGCACTGTCACTGCATTGGCCCTATCCCTTGTTTACTTGTACGAGTAG
- the JJJ2 gene encoding Jjj2p (similar to Saccharomyces cerevisiae JJJ2 (YJL162C); ancestral locus Anc_1.185), whose translation MTVTDGVPNIDETTYYSVLGLTSKASVSEIRKSYMKLAKSLHPDKSKSNASEELFKIVSNAHSILIDPELKLDYDNTLLRTGLYTYKPSVSTQSSKPNNTSSNKTQNSSPYHTSNSPTKSHTKYSTNNQYFSSYNTKIHTEHYNKHNPHSYKKHTKPVDIPNYNSKRKAQPYEKQPYGFGTTSNIKPQSKTHDKPRPKAHDKPSQTNSYSTHSKPAFNLKSYETRNKTSIPTKKMEKESNNKNDILNVNGKKSTKDFLNETLNNSHSSQPNVTEPTNRTRPFLEEIEDEAITSMKFKNPKVTSTENKNNAVKLNLNGFSSQRSRHYARTKSDNYNYKNTRKSKSPTRIKSTEITGNWDNLKEILEKLNKETSSINKTDQNSHSELNFRSGLSDFQQIQNSLPSSDDQDKSFNMNEMFDLLVDELPGPKRQKIFSGLSNNEESDSEVLLSNPINRTLPHAYKPEFIPLEQYNIDLDLVDIPIPHPPTAFNLDTSSITNIENYKKQVIEFHETCNALKTEILKRQLLRINSEDFLLERLVRIENCENWISSQNYDLHLLAKLTEIQNVQNVVSIEFNNLMKNLSGLTN comes from the coding sequence ATGACTGTGACAGATGGGGTTCcaaatattgatgaaaCCACCTATTATTCGGTTCTGGGCTTAACGTCCAAAGCCTCAGTTTCTGAGATTAGAAAATCTTACATGAAATTAGCCAAATCATTACATCCAGATAAATCTAAATCGAATGCATCcgaagaattatttaaaattgtttcCAATGCACACTCCATTCTGATAGATCCTGAATTGAAACTTGATTACGATAATACCTTATTAAGAACAGGCCTATACACTTATAAACCATCTGTAAGCACACAATCTTCAAAACCGAACAATacttcatcaaataaaacaCAGAACTCATCGCCTTATCATACGTCAAACTCGCCTACAAAATCACATACAAAATACTCCacaaataatcaatatttttcatcatatAATACTAAAATACATACGGAGCATTATAACAAGCATAATCCACATTCCTATAAGAAACATACTAAACCAGTCgatattccaaattatAATTCTAAAAGAAAAGCTCAACCATATGAAAAGCAGCCTTATGGATTCGGTACtacttcaaatattaaacctCAATCCAAAACACATGATAAACCTCGACCAAAAGCACATGATAAACCTTCTCAAACTAATAGTTATTCTACACATTCTAAACCAgcatttaatttaaaatccTATGAAACGAGAAATAAAACAAGTATCCCAACTAAGAAAATGGAAAAggaatctaataataagaacGATATACTAAATGTTAATGGAAAGAAAAGTACAAAAGATTTCTTAAATGAGACATTAAACAATTCGCATTCATCACAGCCTAATGTCACGGAACCTACAAATAGAACAAGACCATTTCTTGAGgaaattgaagatgaagcAATTACATcaatgaaatttaaaaatccCAAAGTTACTTCTACTGAGAACAAGAATAATGCTGTTAAATTAAACCTAAATGGATTTTCAAGTCAGAGATCACGTCATTATGCAAGAACAAAATctgataattataattataaaaatactaGGAAATCCAAATCACCTACCAGGATTAAATCCACAGAAATTACCGGGAATTGGGATAACTTAAAGGAAATTCtggaaaaattaaataaagagactagtagtattaataaaacAGATCAAAACTCTCATTcagaattaaattttcgAAGTGGACTTTCAGACTTTCAACAAATCCAGAATTCTTTACCTTCCTCAGATGATCAAGATAAATCGTTTAATATGAACGAAATGTTTGATTTACTTGTAGATGAACTACCAGGCCCTAAGAGacagaaaatatttagcGGACTCTccaataatgaagaatctGATTCAGAAGTGTTACTTTCCAACCCAATAAATCGCACATTACCACATGCTTATAAACCCGAATTCATACCATTAGAACAATACAATATCGACTTGGATTTAGTCGACATACCGATACCCCATCCTCCTACTGCTTTCAATTTAGATACAAGTAGCAttacaaatattgaaaattataagaAACAAGTCATTGAATTTCATGAAACTTGCAATGCATTAAAAACTGAAATTCTTAAACGACAATTATTAAGAATTAATAGCGAAGATTTTCTTCTTGAAAGATTAGTTAGAATAGAAAATTGTGAGAATTGGATATCTTCTCAAAATTATGATTTACATCTACTAGCTAAGTTAACTGAAATTCAAAACGTACAAAACGTAGTTTCcattgaatttaataatttaatgaaaaaccTGTCTGGCTTGACCAATTAA